The following proteins are co-located in the Rippkaea orientalis PCC 8801 genome:
- a CDS encoding ATP-dependent Clp protease ATP-binding subunit, which produces MFEYFTDKAIKAIMLSQEEARRTGQNLVGTEHLLLGLIGEGTSITSMVLEEFGLTLAQTRYTIDQIRGKGGGFSPANIPFTPIVKRILEQAFNNSRQEGDRYVNPEHILLALISDSNTVAAKVLNLQGVEPSQLRISLLKKIAEQEPVTVAARGNESIFDSPPRTQTRLQDFGINLTQRAKEGKLDPMVGRNQELERVIQILGRRTKNNPVLIGEPGVGKTAIAEGLAQRIVNKDLPETLQDKQVIALDMTLLVAGTRFRGEFEERLKAIVEEVRQAGNIILVIDEIHTLVGAGALGGVLDAANLLKPALARGELQCLGTTTLDEYRQYIERDAALERRFQPVMVGEPSVTETIEILYGLRKEYEAYHKVKFEDCALEAAATLADRYISDRFLPDKAIDLIDEAGSRIHLRHSLQTKVTTSGDNNSQSLVINPDSLVPVVDAEDIAQIVTAWTGIPINKLSETESESLLHLEAQLHESIIGQEEAVKAVSRAVRRARVGLKNPHRPVASFIFAGPTGVGKTELTKALARYLFGSEEAMIRLDMSEFMEPHTVSKLIGSPPGFIGYEEGGQLTEAVRRKPYSVILFDEIEKAHPDIFNLLLQLLEDGRLTDAKGRTVNFNNTLVIMTSNIGSKVIEKGGSGFGFESSSDHFEAQYQRLRDLVNNELKQYFRPEFLNRLDDIIVFRQLTKPEVTEIADLLLQQVSKQLQEQRQITLTVTDGFKERVVSEGYDPSYGARPLRRAIMRLLEDSLAEAILSGKVHDGDTIKVGLNQQHEVIVHILEEPVLVSAI; this is translated from the coding sequence ATGTTTGAATACTTCACCGACAAAGCCATCAAAGCTATCATGTTATCCCAAGAGGAAGCCCGCCGCACGGGACAAAACTTGGTAGGAACCGAACACCTCCTCTTGGGGTTAATAGGGGAAGGAACCTCAATCACATCAATGGTTTTAGAAGAGTTTGGCCTGACCCTAGCACAAACAAGATACACCATCGACCAAATTAGAGGCAAAGGAGGGGGATTTAGTCCCGCGAACATTCCCTTTACCCCCATTGTTAAACGAATACTCGAACAAGCTTTTAATAACTCGCGTCAAGAAGGCGATCGCTACGTCAACCCCGAACACATCCTCTTAGCGTTGATCTCAGACTCCAACACCGTCGCAGCCAAAGTCCTCAATTTACAGGGAGTCGAGCCCTCTCAACTTCGCATCAGTCTACTGAAAAAGATAGCCGAACAAGAACCCGTAACCGTAGCTGCTAGAGGGAATGAGTCCATTTTTGACTCTCCACCACGAACGCAAACTCGTTTACAAGATTTCGGGATTAACCTAACTCAACGAGCAAAAGAAGGAAAACTCGACCCTATGGTGGGACGGAACCAAGAACTCGAACGAGTCATCCAAATTCTCGGCCGTCGTACCAAAAATAACCCTGTGTTGATCGGAGAACCTGGAGTCGGGAAAACCGCGATCGCAGAAGGACTTGCCCAACGCATCGTCAACAAAGATCTCCCAGAAACCCTGCAAGATAAACAAGTTATCGCCCTAGATATGACCTTATTGGTCGCTGGAACCCGTTTTCGGGGAGAATTTGAAGAAAGACTCAAAGCGATCGTCGAAGAGGTGCGTCAAGCAGGAAATATCATCCTCGTCATCGATGAAATTCATACCCTTGTCGGTGCGGGAGCCCTAGGTGGGGTGTTGGATGCTGCCAACCTCCTTAAACCCGCTTTAGCCAGGGGGGAATTACAATGTTTAGGGACGACAACCCTCGATGAATATCGTCAGTATATTGAACGAGATGCAGCCTTAGAACGGCGTTTTCAACCCGTCATGGTAGGAGAACCTTCTGTGACAGAAACCATCGAAATTCTTTACGGGTTACGCAAAGAATACGAAGCCTATCATAAAGTCAAGTTTGAAGATTGCGCCCTAGAAGCAGCAGCCACTTTAGCAGACCGTTATATTAGCGATCGCTTCCTTCCTGATAAGGCCATTGACCTCATTGATGAAGCGGGATCTCGCATTCATTTACGGCATTCTTTACAAACAAAAGTAACTACCAGTGGCGACAATAATAGCCAATCTCTAGTCATTAATCCTGACTCATTAGTTCCTGTCGTCGATGCCGAAGATATCGCCCAAATTGTCACTGCTTGGACAGGTATTCCTATTAATAAACTCAGCGAAACTGAGTCGGAATCGTTGTTACATTTAGAAGCTCAGTTACACGAATCCATTATCGGTCAAGAAGAAGCCGTTAAAGCGGTTTCTCGTGCTGTCCGTCGCGCCAGAGTGGGCTTAAAAAATCCCCATCGTCCCGTAGCTAGTTTCATTTTTGCGGGTCCCACTGGGGTCGGTAAAACCGAATTAACCAAAGCCTTAGCGCGGTATTTATTTGGCTCTGAAGAGGCGATGATTCGCTTAGATATGTCTGAGTTTATGGAACCCCATACGGTGTCTAAATTAATTGGTTCCCCCCCTGGATTTATTGGGTACGAAGAAGGGGGACAATTAACCGAAGCTGTGCGCCGTAAACCCTACAGTGTGATTCTCTTTGATGAGATTGAAAAAGCCCATCCCGATATCTTTAATTTGCTGTTGCAATTGTTAGAAGATGGCCGCTTAACAGACGCTAAAGGTCGCACCGTCAACTTTAATAACACTTTGGTGATTATGACCTCTAATATTGGGTCTAAAGTGATAGAAAAAGGTGGTAGTGGGTTTGGGTTTGAAAGCAGTAGCGATCATTTTGAAGCACAATATCAAAGACTGCGGGACTTAGTTAATAATGAACTTAAACAATATTTCCGCCCTGAATTTTTAAACCGTCTTGATGATATTATCGTCTTCCGTCAATTAACCAAACCCGAAGTAACAGAAATTGCTGATCTTTTGCTCCAGCAAGTGTCTAAACAGTTACAAGAACAACGCCAAATCACGTTAACTGTTACCGATGGATTCAAGGAACGGGTTGTTAGTGAAGGTTATGATCCTAGCTATGGTGCAAGACCGTTACGCCGTGCTATTATGAGACTTTTAGAAGATAGTTTAGCTGAGGCTATTTTATCAGGAAAAGTTCATGATGGAGACACTATCAAAGTTGGCTTAAATCAACAACATGAGGTAATTGTTCATATTTTAGAAGAGCCTGTGTTAGTTTCTGCCATTTAA
- a CDS encoding EAL domain-containing protein, which produces MTLDNQCKCHQSLKFSIRMAFQPIIDVQDKVIFSYEALVRGEEGQEANYVLSKVTNDNKYSFDQQCRITAIEAIAKLNRSATVNINFLPNAIYEPETCLARVLEVAKTVSFPHDQIIFEVTEHEKITNHSLLKNIFTTYRRMGFRTAIDDFGEGFAGLNLLADFQPDFLKLDMKLIQGISQNSVKQAILSGIQITSEKLGIKLIAEGIETRDDYLFLMDNGIRYMQGYYFAKPALEMLPEIAEYIL; this is translated from the coding sequence ATGACGCTAGACAATCAATGTAAATGCCATCAATCTTTAAAATTTTCTATTAGGATGGCCTTTCAGCCGATCATCGATGTTCAAGATAAGGTAATTTTCTCCTATGAAGCACTGGTAAGAGGAGAAGAAGGACAAGAAGCTAACTATGTTTTATCTAAAGTAACGAACGATAACAAATATAGTTTCGATCAACAGTGTCGAATTACCGCCATAGAAGCTATTGCCAAGCTTAATCGTTCAGCGACTGTTAATATTAATTTTTTGCCCAATGCTATCTATGAACCAGAAACTTGTTTAGCGCGGGTACTAGAGGTAGCAAAAACCGTGAGTTTTCCCCATGATCAAATTATCTTTGAAGTCACTGAACACGAAAAAATCACGAATCATTCCCTATTAAAAAACATATTCACAACTTATCGTCGTATGGGTTTTCGTACAGCAATCGATGATTTTGGCGAAGGTTTTGCGGGTTTGAATCTGCTAGCTGATTTTCAACCTGATTTCTTAAAATTAGATATGAAATTGATCCAAGGCATTAGTCAAAACTCTGTCAAACAGGCGATTTTATCGGGTATTCAAATTACGTCAGAAAAATTGGGTATTAAACTTATTGCTGAAGGAATTGAAACCCGTGATGATTATTTGTTTTTGATGGATAACGGTATTCGTTATATGCAGGGATATTACTTTGCTAAACCTGCCTTAGAAATGCTTCCAGAGATAGCAGAATACATCCTATAA
- a CDS encoding 1-acyl-sn-glycerol-3-phosphate acyltransferase — MSESLMSAQPPLEFIPPALNPWILRGCQQILPFWLQWQTNITEIQAKNVEILADLYQQFQQKKVRILLAFRHPSVNDPYCMGYLIWKLLPQVAKQKNIPLNGLIHAHFMYDRGIPLWAGSTVGWLYAKLGGTPIQRGKLDIAGLRSARDLLVNSQFPLAAAPEGATNGHNEIVSPLEPGIAQLGFWCVEDLQKANRNETVFIVPIGIQYHYVTPPWEEISKLLTQLEIDTGVITEKDNNQQLITDEKVLYQRLYQLGEKLLGLMEDFYQKFYHKPLPDDSNKDLSERLPNLMNVALEVAESYFNLQPKGNFINRCRRLEQAGWDCIYREDFKEGNQVSLVEKTLGDRIAEEATLRMWHMRIVESFVAVTGYYVKEKPSAERFAETTLLLWDLVARIQGNNPFFRPQIGKQTVTMTIGNPLSVSDRLTDYKASRRQAVANLTQELQTVLEEMISRL; from the coding sequence ATGAGTGAATCATTAATGTCTGCCCAACCCCCTCTCGAATTTATTCCTCCTGCCTTGAATCCTTGGATATTACGGGGATGTCAACAAATCTTGCCGTTTTGGCTACAATGGCAAACTAATATCACTGAAATCCAAGCTAAGAATGTCGAGATTTTAGCGGATCTTTACCAACAATTTCAACAAAAAAAAGTCCGTATTTTATTGGCTTTTCGTCATCCAAGTGTCAATGATCCCTATTGTATGGGATATTTAATCTGGAAACTCCTTCCCCAAGTAGCAAAACAAAAAAATATTCCTCTCAATGGTCTAATTCATGCTCATTTTATGTATGATCGAGGAATCCCCCTTTGGGCAGGTTCTACGGTAGGTTGGCTATACGCTAAATTAGGAGGAACCCCGATTCAACGGGGAAAATTAGACATAGCTGGTTTACGGTCTGCGAGAGATTTATTAGTGAATAGTCAATTTCCTTTAGCGGCTGCTCCAGAAGGGGCAACAAACGGTCATAATGAGATTGTTAGTCCCTTAGAACCGGGTATTGCTCAATTAGGGTTTTGGTGTGTAGAAGATTTACAAAAAGCGAATCGCAATGAAACGGTTTTTATTGTTCCGATTGGCATTCAATATCACTATGTTACACCTCCGTGGGAAGAGATATCTAAGTTATTAACTCAATTAGAAATTGATACCGGAGTCATCACAGAAAAAGACAATAATCAACAGTTAATTACTGACGAAAAAGTTCTCTATCAGAGACTTTATCAATTAGGAGAAAAACTGTTAGGATTAATGGAAGATTTCTATCAGAAATTTTATCATAAACCCTTACCAGATGATTCAAATAAAGACTTATCAGAAAGACTACCAAATTTAATGAATGTAGCTTTAGAAGTAGCTGAATCTTATTTTAATTTGCAACCAAAAGGCAATTTTATTAATCGTTGTCGTCGTTTAGAACAGGCTGGATGGGATTGTATTTATCGAGAAGATTTTAAAGAAGGAAATCAGGTGTCATTGGTAGAAAAAACATTAGGTGATCGCATTGCAGAAGAAGCGACTCTGAGAATGTGGCACATGAGAATTGTTGAATCTTTTGTCGCGGTTACGGGTTATTATGTCAAAGAGAAACCCAGTGCAGAAAGGTTTGCTGAAACAACCTTATTACTATGGGATTTAGTCGCAAGAATCCAAGGAAATAATCCTTTCTTTCGTCCTCAAATTGGCAAACAAACGGTAACAATGACTATCGGAAACCCGCTTTCTGTCTCTGATCGGTTGACGGATTATAAAGCTAGTCGTCGTCAAGCAGTAGCTAATTTAACCCAAGAATTACAGACGGTTTTAGAAGAGATGATTTCTCGATTATGA
- a CDS encoding acyl-CoA dehydrogenase: MHQLKQYWVAEALEKDLGNPFNPDSTMSFKRVVEIDESEEFPHQEIEWLYNWKLQHYYVPAECGGEFTSFEEFVSFVRVLCRRDQTIGIAFTTLFWSFITWMTGTPEQKQKLAHYIKNENGTMCLGYSEKEHGSDLIGGELTATKVPGGYLLNGEKWPINRATLSGMPYILAKTDPNGGPKCLTLFTVDKRELNPDNYYNLPKILTHGIRASDMSGIGFKDCFVPDSMRLKEEGDGLEIALKGFQITRTLCASFSLGAADTALRTTLNFALNRIVYGKTVFDLPQPRKTLVDAFLDILICDCETISSARGFHVIPEQFSVWASVVKYFVTTQLETMINNVYVVLGSRFYMREEHDSGIFQKVLRDNSIISMFDGSTVVNLHALILQLRQLTKVRSRRTQKTITETQERLEIIFSLEKSVPTFDPTKLELFGRGMDDPLQGLEISLHHLETLQETGEVKQEVLEKLLFLGSLILEELDAHDDLIANSKFEYGHEQSPELFEIARKYCTLHAAACCLHTWVYNRNTLGEFFAQGEWLVLSLHRLLRTLRPMPYFISEAYIEHTAEELLKLYQEDKLFSIVPFQLAQSPLKKEDISYATSGLQLQA, encoded by the coding sequence ATGCACCAACTCAAACAATATTGGGTTGCTGAGGCACTCGAAAAGGACTTGGGAAACCCATTTAACCCAGATAGTACCATGTCTTTCAAACGAGTCGTTGAAATCGATGAGAGCGAGGAATTTCCTCATCAAGAGATCGAATGGCTCTACAATTGGAAACTGCAACATTACTATGTTCCGGCGGAGTGTGGTGGGGAATTTACCTCATTTGAGGAATTTGTATCTTTTGTTCGTGTCCTATGTCGTCGAGATCAAACCATAGGAATTGCCTTTACAACGCTATTTTGGTCGTTTATTACCTGGATGACAGGAACCCCAGAACAAAAGCAAAAATTAGCCCATTACATTAAAAATGAAAATGGGACGATGTGTTTGGGCTATTCCGAAAAAGAGCACGGTAGTGATCTGATTGGGGGAGAATTAACGGCAACAAAAGTCCCTGGGGGTTATCTTCTCAATGGAGAAAAATGGCCAATTAATCGGGCAACTCTTTCAGGAATGCCTTATATTTTAGCTAAAACCGATCCCAACGGGGGACCAAAATGTTTAACCCTATTTACGGTCGATAAACGAGAATTAAATCCCGATAATTATTACAATTTACCCAAAATTTTAACCCACGGTATTCGCGCTTCTGATATGAGTGGTATCGGGTTCAAAGATTGTTTCGTGCCTGATTCCATGAGACTAAAAGAAGAAGGCGACGGCTTAGAAATCGCCTTAAAGGGCTTTCAAATTACCCGAACCCTTTGCGCGTCGTTTTCATTAGGAGCAGCCGATACAGCCTTAAGAACTACCTTAAATTTTGCGTTAAATCGTATTGTTTATGGTAAAACTGTTTTTGATCTTCCTCAACCGCGTAAAACCCTAGTCGATGCCTTTTTAGACATACTTATCTGTGACTGTGAAACCATCAGTTCTGCGCGGGGTTTTCATGTCATTCCTGAACAATTTAGTGTTTGGGCTTCTGTGGTTAAATACTTTGTGACAACTCAGCTAGAAACCATGATAAACAATGTTTATGTGGTACTAGGTTCTCGGTTTTATATGCGCGAAGAACACGACTCCGGTATTTTTCAAAAAGTACTACGCGATAACTCGATTATTAGTATGTTTGATGGCAGTACCGTTGTTAATTTACACGCATTAATTTTACAACTGCGTCAACTCACAAAAGTCCGTTCTCGTCGCACTCAAAAAACCATCACAGAAACTCAAGAACGACTAGAAATTATCTTTTCGTTAGAAAAATCCGTCCCTACTTTTGATCCAACTAAGCTAGAATTATTTGGACGGGGAATGGATGATCCTTTACAAGGCCTGGAAATTTCTCTACATCACTTAGAAACGTTACAAGAAACGGGTGAAGTTAAACAAGAGGTGTTAGAAAAACTTTTGTTTTTGGGCAGTCTTATCTTAGAGGAATTAGACGCTCACGATGACCTGATTGCTAATTCTAAATTTGAATACGGTCATGAACAATCACCAGAGTTGTTTGAAATTGCCCGAAAATACTGTACACTCCATGCAGCAGCTTGTTGTCTCCATACCTGGGTTTATAATCGAAATACCCTAGGGGAATTTTTCGCTCAAGGGGAATGGTTAGTGCTAAGTTTACACCGACTATTGCGGACATTGCGTCCCATGCCCTATTTTATTTCTGAGGCATATATCGAACATACTGCTGAAGAATTGCTGAAAC